The following is a genomic window from Actinomadura sp. WMMB 499.
AAGCCGGGCTCCCGCGACTGGGAGTACCCCGACATGGCCAAGGAGGCCGTCGGCAACGCCCTCCAGGACGCCGGCGTCGGCTACGACAAGATCGAGATGGCCTACGCGGGCTCGATGTACGGGTCGATGGGCCAGCGCGCCCTCTACGAGACCGGCATGACCGGCATCCCGGTCATGACCGTCATGAACGCGTGCGCCACCGGATCCAGCGCGCTCTTCCTCGCCCGCCAGGCCGTCCGCGGCGGCCTGGCCGACTGCGCCCTCGCCCTCGGCATGGAGAAGATGAAGAAGGGCTCCCTCGGCGCGGGCATGGACTCCAAGGTCACCATCATCGACCACCACCTCCGCTCGATGACCTCCGGCCGCGAGTGGGAGATGGACAAGGCGCCCATGCCGCAGATGTTCGGCAACGCCGGCCGCGAGCACATGGAGAAGTACGGCTCCACCCCCGACCACTACGCCTGGATCGGCTGGAAGAACCACAAGCACTCGGTGAACAACCCGTACGCCCAGTTCCAGGACGAGTACTCCCTCGACGACATCAAGAACGCCACGATGGTGTTCGACCCGCTCACCAAGCTGCAGTGCTCCCCCACCTCCGACGGCGCCGGGGCCGCGCTCGTCGTCAGCGAGCGGTTCCTCGACGAGAACGACCTGTGGGACCGGGCCGTCGAGATCGCCGGGCACAACATCACCACCGACACCCCCGACAGCTTCGAGGACAACTCCTCCATCAACGTCGTCGGCTTCGGCTGCTCGCGGCGGGCCGCCCGCGCCGCCATGGACGAGGCGGGGGTCGCCATCGAGGACGTCGACGTCATCGAGCTGCACGACTGCTTCAGCGCCAACGAGCTCATCACCTACGAGGCGCTCGGCATGGCCGCGGTCGGCGAGGGGCACAAGCTGATCGACGATCAGGCCACCACCTACGGCGGCAAGTGGGTCGTCAACCCCTCCGGCGGCCTGATCTCCAAGGGCCACCCGCTGGGCGCCACCGGCCTCGCCCAGTGCGCCGAGCTGACCTGGCAGCTGCGCGGGAAGGCCGGCGCCCGGCAGGTGGACGGCGCCCGCGTCGCCCTGCAGCACAACATCGGCCTCGGCAGCGCCTGCGCCGTCGCCGTCTACAAGCCCGCCACCGCCTGACGCACGGGACGGCGCCCCGACCGGGCCCGTCCGTCCGGGGGCACGGCCGTCCGGACGGACGGGCCCGGTTCGCGTTCCACCACCCGCACATGCGACAAATACTGACTCTTGTCTCAGCGGGTCCGCGCCCCTACGCTCGAGGTGAGCAGACATCGATCAGGAGGTGCGATGCCCGCCTCGCCCCCGACGCCCGCCCGCGCCCCGCTCGGCCCCGGCACCCTGCTCTGGCGGCACGCCGCCGACGTCCGCTCCCTGCTGCCCGGCGCCGCCGCCGGACTCCTGCAGCTGCTGCACCCCGCGATCGGCGCCGGCGTGTCCGAGCACTCCGCGTTCTTCGACGCCCCGTTCGACCGCATCCACCGGTCCGTCCCGCAGATCTGGGCCACGATCCTCACCCCCGACTCCGACGCCGACGCCCGCGGCCGCGACATCCGGGACCTGCACCGCGGCATCGGCGGCGTCGACGAGCGCGCCCGCCGCTACCACGCCCTCGAACCCGAGACGTTCTGGTGGGCGCACGCCACCTTCACCTGGGAGATCTTCAAGGCCGCCGAACTCTTCCACCCCGGCTCCCGCACCGCCGAGGACCGCGAGCGTATGTACGCCGAGACCGTCACCTGGTACTCCCGCTACGGCGTCAGCATGCGCCCCGTCCCCGCCGACTACGCCGCGTTCCAGTCCA
Proteins encoded in this region:
- a CDS encoding lipid-transfer protein encodes the protein MANRTFVVGVGMTKFEKPGSRDWEYPDMAKEAVGNALQDAGVGYDKIEMAYAGSMYGSMGQRALYETGMTGIPVMTVMNACATGSSALFLARQAVRGGLADCALALGMEKMKKGSLGAGMDSKVTIIDHHLRSMTSGREWEMDKAPMPQMFGNAGREHMEKYGSTPDHYAWIGWKNHKHSVNNPYAQFQDEYSLDDIKNATMVFDPLTKLQCSPTSDGAGAALVVSERFLDENDLWDRAVEIAGHNITTDTPDSFEDNSSINVVGFGCSRRAARAAMDEAGVAIEDVDVIELHDCFSANELITYEALGMAAVGEGHKLIDDQATTYGGKWVVNPSGGLISKGHPLGATGLAQCAELTWQLRGKAGARQVDGARVALQHNIGLGSACAVAVYKPATA
- a CDS encoding oxygenase MpaB family protein; this translates as MPASPPTPARAPLGPGTLLWRHAADVRSLLPGAAAGLLQLLHPAIGAGVSEHSAFFDAPFDRIHRSVPQIWATILTPDSDADARGRDIRDLHRGIGGVDERARRYHALEPETFWWAHATFTWEIFKAAELFHPGSRTAEDRERMYAETVTWYSRYGVSMRPVPADYAAFQSKFWHICAERLELTPAAARALEIAKHGSDTVTLLPVGGPRLDRAGRIVAERPLRLVTFGCLPAIVRDRFDIPWSTLDQARFAALAAANRQGYRMIPTGLNHWALRNMLRYIGARTRDQRYIPAA